From Triticum urartu cultivar G1812 chromosome 2, Tu2.1, whole genome shotgun sequence, a single genomic window includes:
- the LOC125534948 gene encoding noroxomaritidine synthase-like, giving the protein MTRCKILYTMDWFLGQLLALLCCCCFFYYRHLQSKKACKAEPTEWPLLGHLFGLLANLHHYHDWATVVLAGRRYNFPAHAGLTGVRFFLTCDPSNVRHIFTSNFLNYAKGEEYAEIFDILGHGIFNADGESWRSQRAKSQLLMATPRFRSFSARCTRDKVDKSLLPFLAHVADAGARCDLHDVILRMTFDMTCNLVFGVDPGCLRIGLPVVPVARAMDDVLNATFLRHVFPPACWSLMYRYELGPEKKMAVARRTIDRFAADTIAKRRSDHEVGVKQSSSDMLSSFISSNDDDVSDEFLRDTAINLLFAGRDTTGAALSWFFYLVCKNPHVEQKILDELARIAATKEQEDMVAFDVSELSSLVYLHAVLCECLRLYPPLPFHHKAAIAGDVLPSGHELKAGDKILVYSYSMGRMEGVWGKHCMEFRPERWVTDDGKLRHEPSYKFLAFNAGPRTCLGKDVAFTQMKAVAAAVLWNFAVEAMPGHVVEPKLSVMLHMKNGLAVTVKRRKVPCVHAT; this is encoded by the coding sequence ATGACTAGATGCAAAATTCTCTACACCATGGATTGGTTTCTAGGACAACTCCTTGCCCTcctttgctgctgctgcttcttctacTACCGTCATCTCCAGTCCAAGAAAGCATGCAAGGCCGAGCCGACCGAATGGCCATTGCTGGGCCATCTTTTCGGCTTGCTCGCCAACCTGCACCACTACCACGACTGGGCCACCGTCGTCCTGGCCGGCAGGCGCTACAACTTCCCGGCTCACGCGGGGCTCACCGGCGTTCGCTTCTTCCTCACCTGCGACCCGTCCAATGTGCGCCACATCTTCACCTCCAACTTCCTCAACTACGCCAAGGGCGAGGAGTATGCCGAGATATTCGACATCTTGGGCCACGGCATCTTTAACGCCGACGGCGAGTCCTGGCGCTCTCAGCGTGCCAAGTCCCAGCTCCTCATGGCCACCCCCCGTTTCCGCTCCTTCTCCGCACGGTGCACCCGCGACAAGGTGGACAAGAGCCTCCTCCCTTTCCTCGCGCACGTTGCGGACGCCGGCGCACGCTGTGACCTGCACGACGTGATCCTGCGGATGACCTTCGACATGACCTGCAACCTCGTCTTCGGGGTCGACCCGGGCTGCCTGCGGATTGGCCTCCCCGTTGTGCCCGTCGCGCGCGCCATGGACGACGTGCTGAACGCCACCTTCCTCCGGCACGTCTTCCCGCCGGCGTGCTGGAGCCTCATGTACCGATACGAGCTCGGCCCGGAGAAGAAGATGGCCGTGGCTCGTAGGACCATCGACCGGTTCGCCGCCGACACCATTGCCAAACGGAGGTCCGATCACGAGGTTGGCGTCAAGCAATCCTCCTCCGACATGCTCTCTTCCTTCATCAGCAGCAATGATGACGACGTGAGCGACGAGTTCTTGCGTGACACCGCAATAAACCTCCTGTTCGCCGGTCGGGACACCACCGGCGCGGCGCTGTCGTGGTTCTTCTACCTCGTATGCAAGAACCCGCACGTCGAGCAGAAGATCCTAGACGAGCTAGCACGGATCGCTGCCACCAAGGAGCAGGAAGACATGGTGGCGTTCGATGTCAGTGAGCTGAGCAGCTTGGTGTACCTGCACGCGGTGCTGTGCGAGTGCCTCAGGCTTTACCCGCCCCTGCCCTTCCACCACAAGGCGGCAATTGCCGGCGACGTGCTCCCGAGCGGTCACGAGTTGAAGGCCGGCGACAAGATACTCGTCTACTCCTACTCCATGGGGCGGATGGAGGGTGTGTGGGGCAAGCACTGCATGGAGTTCAGGCCCGAGAGGTGGGTCACCGACGACGGGAAGCTGAGGCACGAGCCGTCCTACAAGTTCTTGGCCTTCAACGCCGGTCCCAGGACCTGCCTCGGCAAGGACGTGGCCTTCACGCAGATGAAAGCTGTCGCAGCAGCCGTGCTGTGGAACTTCGCCGTTGAGGCCATGCCCGGGCACGTCGTGGAGCCCAAGTTGTCCGTTATGCTTCACATGAAGAATGGGCTCGCTGTCACGGTCAAGAGGAGGAAGGTCCCGTGTGTGCATGCTACCTAG